Proteins from a single region of Hordeum vulgare subsp. vulgare chromosome 6H, MorexV3_pseudomolecules_assembly, whole genome shotgun sequence:
- the LOC123402332 gene encoding universal stress protein PHOS34-like — MATANLSSVVVAVDGSEESMKALRWALDSLRLRPDGALVVLHVQPPPGIAAGLNPGPIPFGGPSVAEVPAFTQAIESHQRRITEAILEHALKICSDKNVEVKTQVVVGDPKEKICEVTAELKADLLVMGCRAFGPVKRMFLGSVSNYCINSVGCPVVVIKGT; from the exons ATGGCCACCGCCAACCTGTCCAGCGTGGTGGTGGCGGTCGACGGCAgcgaggagagcatgaaggcgctGCGCTGGGCGCTCGACAGCCTGCGCCTCCGCCCCGACGGCGCGCTCGTCGTGCTCCACGTCCAGCCGCCGCCCGGCATCGCCGCGGGCCTCAACCCCGGCCCCATCCCCTTCGGCGGCCCCA GTGTGGCGGAGGTGCCGGCGTTCACGCAGGCCATCGAGTCGCACCAGCGGCGGATCACGGAGGCGATCCTGGAGCACGCGCTCAAGATTTGCTCCGACAAGAAT GTGGAGGTGAAGACGCAGGTGGTGGTGGGGGATCCCAAGGAGAAGATCTGCGAGGTGACGGCCGAACTCAAGGCCGATCTGCTCGTCATGGGGTGCCGTGCTTTTGGCCCTGTCAAGAG GATGTTCTTGGGCAGCGTGAGCAACTACTGCATCAACAGCGTCGGCTGCCCCGTCGTCGTGATCAAGGGCACCTGA